A single window of Sphingobacterium sp. ML3W DNA harbors:
- a CDS encoding phosphoheptose isomerase, translating into MVTDKSTLFEELDKALKEKGFEIDKSDQTRPWGGFFVINEDQAQKFADEYFDGLDIKDLKISGKLSPKVLVVAPQKRLSWQYHHRRAEIWKVIHGTVGVMVSDTDDESVVQTLTAGSVIKLRQGQRHRLIGLDGYGILAEIWQHTDIENPSNEDDIVRVQDDFGR; encoded by the coding sequence ATGGTAACTGATAAATCAACGCTATTTGAAGAATTAGATAAGGCGTTAAAAGAAAAGGGATTTGAAATTGATAAATCTGATCAAACAAGACCTTGGGGTGGCTTCTTTGTTATAAACGAAGACCAAGCTCAAAAATTTGCAGATGAGTATTTCGACGGTTTAGACATTAAGGATTTAAAAATATCCGGTAAATTAAGCCCGAAAGTGCTTGTTGTAGCACCACAAAAAAGATTGTCTTGGCAATATCATCACCGTCGTGCCGAAATTTGGAAAGTAATCCACGGGACTGTTGGTGTTATGGTTTCAGACACTGACGATGAATCAGTGGTACAAACCTTAACTGCTGGTAGTGTAATCAAATTACGTCAAGGTCAACGTCACCGCCTAATCGGATTAGATGGATATGGCATCCTTGCTGAAATATGGCAACATACAGATATTGAAAACCCATCTAATGAAGACGATATCGTTCGTGTTCAAGATGATTTTGGCAGATAA
- a CDS encoding zinc finger domain-containing protein produces the protein MGFVEKTSDISQDLKCQGCGAILAYQPGTSYLKCAYCGTENQIIESDIAHAVIDAVDYDEFTAAMQDIHDARFTITAEVVHCQNCGANSTLDPHVTADLCAFCASPLVIDHQEKRVVKPHALIPFFIEENKAFSLFKKWSGGLWFAPNNFKRIFSAQNNRLKGVYIPFWSYDAHASSSYQGQRGEYYYVTRTRRAADGKTETYQEQRTRWHHASGHVYNRFKDVLVSASTSLPHDFASKIGPWDMQHLKPFNSQYLSGFVAETFSIDHIAGSHVAKNIMDAEIANTVRADIGGDTQQIDDVDSVYKDVKLKYVLLPVWLSAYRYKGKSYQIMVNAFNGRVYGQRPYSFWKIAFLVLFIVIIVALLSQ, from the coding sequence ATGGGTTTTGTAGAAAAAACATCGGATATAAGCCAAGATTTGAAGTGTCAGGGTTGTGGTGCTATTTTAGCCTATCAACCTGGGACATCATATTTGAAGTGCGCTTATTGCGGGACTGAAAATCAGATTATAGAAAGCGATATCGCTCATGCTGTTATTGATGCTGTTGACTACGATGAGTTCACTGCTGCGATGCAGGATATTCATGATGCTCGATTTACGATCACTGCTGAGGTTGTGCACTGTCAAAATTGTGGTGCAAACTCAACTTTGGATCCTCATGTTACAGCAGATTTATGTGCTTTTTGTGCTTCTCCATTGGTGATTGACCATCAGGAGAAACGCGTTGTGAAACCACATGCTCTAATTCCGTTTTTTATTGAAGAGAATAAAGCATTTTCTCTTTTCAAGAAATGGTCGGGTGGATTGTGGTTTGCGCCAAATAACTTTAAACGTATTTTTAGCGCACAGAACAATCGGTTAAAGGGAGTTTATATTCCCTTTTGGTCTTATGATGCCCATGCGAGTTCATCTTATCAAGGGCAGCGAGGTGAATATTATTATGTAACAAGAACCCGGAGGGCGGCCGATGGTAAAACTGAAACTTATCAGGAACAACGGACAAGATGGCATCATGCTTCAGGGCATGTTTATAATCGTTTTAAAGATGTATTGGTCAGTGCGTCAACATCTTTACCTCATGATTTTGCTTCGAAGATAGGCCCTTGGGATATGCAGCATCTAAAACCATTCAATAGTCAATATTTAAGTGGATTTGTGGCAGAGACTTTTAGTATCGATCATATTGCAGGGAGCCATGTTGCCAAAAATATAATGGATGCTGAAATCGCCAACACGGTGCGCGCAGATATTGGAGGAGATACACAGCAAATAGATGATGTTGATTCTGTTTATAAGGATGTCAAGTTGAAGTATGTATTACTTCCGGTTTGGTTGTCAGCCTATCGATATAAGGGTAAAAGTTACCAAATCATGGTTAATGCATTTAATGGTAGGGTGTATGGTCAACGACCTTATAGTTTTTGGAAGATTGCATTTCTTGTTTTATTTATCGTCATTATTGTCGCTTTATTGAGTCAATAA
- a CDS encoding SPFH domain-containing protein yields the protein MGLFDKIRNEFIDIIEWVDDSSDTIVWKFPRYQNEIKMNTQLTVREGQVAVFMNEGVIADVFTAGRHVLTTQNMPIMTTLQGWKYGFNSPFKADVFFISLRQFTNQKWGTKNPIMLRDVEFGPVRLRAFGSYAFQVKDAAVFLKQIASTNSTFTIEGIHEQLRNIAVTRGMDAIAESKIAVLDLASHYDEVSTFVHEKINPEFEEIGLNLTKFLIENISLPEEVEKVLDKRSSMGIVGNLGSYAQFQAANAMEKAAENPSGGGIMGAGLGVGLGAGMAGQMTGVFQQNKFDGNHPSGEVPPAIPMVVQYFLALNGVQEGPFRIEQLQGEVKSGKLLAETLVWKAGMENWKEAREIEELKSLFNAMPPPIPGVQ from the coding sequence ATGGGGTTGTTTGATAAAATAAGAAATGAGTTTATCGATATCATTGAATGGGTCGATGATAGTTCTGATACAATCGTATGGAAATTTCCGAGGTATCAGAATGAAATAAAAATGAATACACAGCTCACTGTCAGAGAGGGGCAGGTTGCGGTATTTATGAATGAAGGGGTAATAGCCGATGTTTTTACAGCTGGTAGACATGTTTTGACCACTCAAAATATGCCCATCATGACTACCTTGCAGGGGTGGAAATACGGTTTTAATAGTCCATTTAAGGCGGATGTATTCTTTATCAGTTTAAGACAGTTTACGAATCAGAAATGGGGTACTAAGAACCCTATTATGCTTCGTGATGTTGAATTTGGTCCTGTACGATTGCGTGCTTTTGGATCTTATGCTTTTCAGGTTAAGGATGCAGCGGTGTTTTTAAAGCAGATTGCATCGACTAATTCAACGTTTACTATAGAGGGTATTCATGAGCAACTGCGTAATATTGCTGTCACCAGAGGGATGGATGCTATCGCGGAGTCGAAAATTGCTGTTTTGGACTTGGCTTCTCATTATGATGAGGTTTCGACTTTTGTGCATGAGAAGATAAATCCTGAATTTGAAGAAATCGGTTTGAATTTAACTAAATTTTTGATCGAGAATATTTCATTGCCGGAAGAGGTTGAAAAAGTGTTGGACAAAAGAAGCAGTATGGGTATTGTTGGCAACTTAGGTTCTTATGCCCAGTTTCAAGCTGCAAATGCCATGGAAAAGGCTGCAGAAAACCCAAGTGGTGGTGGTATTATGGGAGCTGGCTTGGGCGTAGGTTTGGGAGCGGGAATGGCCGGTCAAATGACAGGCGTTTTTCAGCAAAATAAATTTGATGGAAATCATCCATCCGGAGAAGTTCCTCCTGCAATACCTATGGTGGTTCAATATTTTTTAGCTTTAAATGGTGTGCAAGAAGGGCCATTTAGAATAGAACAATTACAGGGTGAGGTTAAGAGTGGAAAACTACTTGCTGAAACATTGGTTTGGAAAGCAGGTATGGAAAATTGGAAGGAAGCGCGTGAAATAGAAGAATTGAAAAGTTTATTCAACGCTATGCCGCCCCCAATTCCAGGAGTCCAGTAA
- a CDS encoding DNA topoisomerase IV subunit B, with protein sequence MSTYNEDSIRSLDWKEHIRLRPGMYIGKLGDGSAYDDGIYVLLKEVVDNSIDEFVMGAGKTIEITVNDNKVAVRDYGRGIPIGSVVDVVSKINTGGKYDSKAFQKSVGLNGVGTKAVNALSGQFTVQSYREKVTRVAQFSQGELLSDEEKETTQRNGTAVIFYPDETIFRNYKYRLEFVENMIWNYVFLNSGLTINFNGQKFISENGLKDLLERNIDTESMRYPIIHLKGEDIEIAMTHGQQYGEEYYSFVNGQHTTQGGTHQAAFREALVKTIREYYKKEFEASDVRSSIIGAIAIKVQEPVFESQTKTKLGSQSIGPDGPTVRTFINDFVKKALDDYLHKNSDTADALLKRILQSERERKDIAGIKKLANERAKKASLHNRKLRDCKVHFSDKNERNLETTLFITEGDSASGSITKSRDVQTQAVFSLKGKPLNSFGMSKKIVYENEEFNLLQHALNIEDGLDGLRYNNIVFATDADVDGMHIRLLLLTFFLQFFPDLVKAGHVSILQTPLFRVRNKKETIYCYSNEERQRAIAKLGNKPEITRFKGLGEISPSEFGLFIGKDMRLDPVFLSKDNKIKQLLEYYMGKNTPDRQKHIVNNLRVELDLEEELAKLAQQAG encoded by the coding sequence ATGAGTACTTATAACGAAGATAGTATACGTTCCCTCGATTGGAAAGAACATATTCGCTTACGTCCCGGTATGTATATTGGGAAGCTAGGAGATGGTTCTGCCTACGACGACGGTATTTATGTCCTATTAAAAGAAGTAGTCGACAACTCTATAGATGAGTTTGTAATGGGCGCAGGAAAAACAATCGAAATTACAGTCAATGACAATAAAGTTGCTGTACGGGATTATGGTAGAGGTATACCAATTGGTTCCGTAGTAGATGTTGTTTCAAAAATCAATACAGGGGGTAAATACGATAGTAAAGCCTTTCAAAAATCTGTCGGCCTTAATGGTGTAGGTACTAAAGCTGTCAATGCCTTGTCAGGACAATTTACCGTGCAATCATACCGCGAAAAAGTAACACGCGTAGCACAGTTTAGTCAAGGAGAGCTGCTATCAGATGAAGAAAAAGAAACCACACAGCGAAATGGTACAGCAGTTATATTTTATCCTGACGAAACCATATTCAGAAATTATAAATACCGCTTAGAATTTGTGGAGAACATGATTTGGAATTATGTTTTCTTAAACTCAGGCTTGACGATTAATTTCAACGGACAAAAGTTCATCTCTGAAAATGGGTTAAAAGACCTTTTAGAAAGAAATATCGATACGGAATCAATGCGCTATCCAATCATTCACCTCAAAGGAGAAGATATTGAAATAGCGATGACCCATGGTCAACAGTATGGAGAAGAATATTACTCTTTTGTAAATGGACAACATACCACCCAAGGGGGTACCCATCAAGCAGCCTTTCGTGAAGCATTGGTTAAAACCATACGGGAGTATTATAAGAAAGAGTTTGAAGCTTCAGACGTTCGTTCTTCTATTATTGGCGCTATTGCCATAAAAGTACAAGAACCCGTATTTGAATCGCAAACTAAAACCAAGCTAGGTTCGCAAAGTATTGGTCCAGATGGTCCTACAGTAAGAACATTTATCAACGACTTTGTAAAAAAAGCACTTGATGATTACCTGCACAAAAACTCGGATACAGCGGATGCCTTATTGAAACGTATCTTACAGTCCGAAAGAGAACGTAAAGATATTGCGGGAATCAAAAAACTAGCAAATGAACGTGCAAAGAAAGCATCGCTACATAATCGTAAGTTACGTGATTGCAAAGTTCATTTTTCGGATAAAAATGAACGCAATTTAGAAACAACCTTATTCATCACAGAGGGAGACTCCGCTTCTGGTTCCATTACAAAATCGCGTGATGTACAGACACAGGCTGTCTTTAGTTTAAAGGGAAAACCGTTGAATTCATTTGGCATGTCCAAGAAAATCGTATATGAAAATGAAGAATTCAACCTCCTACAACATGCTTTGAATATCGAAGATGGCTTAGACGGATTACGCTATAACAATATCGTATTTGCCACGGATGCCGATGTCGACGGTATGCACATCCGTTTGTTGCTTCTAACATTCTTTTTGCAATTTTTCCCGGATCTTGTCAAAGCAGGACACGTATCCATTTTGCAAACACCATTATTCCGTGTGCGCAATAAAAAAGAAACCATATACTGCTATTCCAATGAAGAAAGACAGCGTGCAATTGCTAAACTAGGAAACAAACCTGAAATCACACGATTTAAAGGTCTTGGTGAAATTTCACCATCCGAGTTTGGTTTATTTATTGGAAAAGATATGCGTTTAGACCCTGTATTCTTATCAAAAGATAATAAGATAAAACAACTTTTAGAATATTATATGGGCAAGAACACTCCTGATAGGCAAAAACACATCGTAAACAATCTTCGCGTTGAGTTAGATTTAGAAGAAGAACTAGCCAAACTAGCACAGCAAGCGGGTTAA